The nucleotide sequence TCCGTAGAAAAGATCGTAAAAAAACAATAAAATCAAATGCTGAATCAGGAGTATCCGAATAACTTTCCATCAGGCTGTAAAATCTTTTAATGCTCGTTCTTAACTCTTCATTTTGCATCATTAGTCCCTACCTTTAATTGGATTCACCAAATAGGACCATCATTTTCCCCTTTGGCAGCCCGGCTATCATAATTAAAAACCTTAGACCCGCGGCTTTGCGTCCTTACCTTTCGATAAGTTTGCCTTTATCATTAGGAATCACTTTATCAAACTACCAATAAAGTGATCACAATATCATAAGAAGAATATAGGAAATTATACCCTGAGTCAATATACCTTATGGCGCAATTAATTACCATTTTATTGCTCTGATATAAATTTACCTTCTCTCGATATAATTTATTTTTTAAAAGGAAATTTATGTATACTTTATTGCTTATAAACGACTCCTTTTTCTTTCTCTTGCTGACGCAAAAAAAGCATTGATTAGTTAATCAAATGCCTTTTCTTATTGATCTGTTTAACTGATAACGGTTGCTTAATCCTTTAACCAATAAAAAAGCTCCTCATGTTTGTATACCTGTTCTGTTTCTAAAATAATTTCAGGCAATAAGACGTCCAGAGTATTCATTAATGAGTGTAGAGCCTGCTGAACCGTACCTTTCTCGAATTGATCCAGCGGCTCAGACAACTCATCCTCATCTAGAACGAAACAGCTTCCATTTGGAAGAGCCAGGACATCAATGATCAAGTCTTCAAAAGAGAGGATTTGACCGGTTATCTGTGTGTTCTTGACAATGTTAAAGTAAGAACCTAAGTAATTTCCCTCGCCATCCCTCCAAACATACGCATTGTACGGCCGATCTTTCCAATAGTAAGCAATCGTATAGCTGCCCTTAGGAATCGTTAATGATGTTTTCTCTGCCGTCATTGTAAACGACTCCTTTATTTTATGAAAAAGGACGATTTTTTGATCTTGTACCTTCAATAGTTTGCAAACATGTTCAACAATGGTGGAATCATATCGTATCTTTCTTTCTATTATTTTATTAGCATATTGATTAATGGATGTATTTAGATGAATCATCGTTTAGTTTCTCCTTCTATCTCATGCTCTTGATCAGACCTATGTTCTGGTCCATTGTATCATCAAAAAGCAGCAATTTTTATCCATTTCGCTTCAGATTTACAAAGACCGAAGAACAACGAGTAAGAGAATGAGCAGTAAGAAATTAAGAAGAATGAACAGCCTAAAGCCTTCTTTATTTCCTTAGAAGGCTTTAGGCTTTATTGTGAAACCATGTTAACTGACGCTTTCCAATCAAACGGACCCGCGATTTTAAATTGAACGACTCCTTCCGTGTAAAGAGTTGTACTTTCTAAAGGGACGAATAAAAAAGAAATGATCTTCTGCTCATACTTTCTTGTAAGTATCTAATCGCAGAAATGCATTGGAAGTGTTCGAAAGAGAGGATAGAAAACTGAATGAATGGCATGATTACTTTTAAATTAAAGCGTAAAGCAGCGAATGCGTCGGCGAACGAGGAAATGTTTCAAATTTGCACAGAAAATAATTGATGATTAAAACAGACCCATCCATCGGAAAACCCAAAGAAGAAAGACTCACACAGACTGATTCACACCGAAGACTTTTACAGAAAGCTTTTCTCTCTTTTCAACTTTTCCAATGCGACATGATCGATCAAGCAATTTTTCATGAAGCACTCAGCTATGATAGACAAAAGAGACGTCAAACGAATGAAAGCTTCGTC is from Bacillus sp. PK3_68 and encodes:
- a CDS encoding DUF402 domain-containing protein, coding for MIHLNTSINQYANKIIERKIRYDSTIVEHVCKLLKVQDQKIVLFHKIKESFTMTAEKTSLTIPKGSYTIAYYWKDRPYNAYVWRDGEGNYLGSYFNIVKNTQITGQILSFEDLIIDVLALPNGSCFVLDEDELSEPLDQFEKGTVQQALHSLMNTLDVLLPEIILETEQVYKHEELFYWLKD